TCGTGGAAGTCCGACGCCTTGGCGGCGGCGAAACCCATCGTCGTCTGGCGCTGGATGAGCGCGGCGCCGACGTTGGTCGTCATGATGATGATGGTGTTCCGGAAATCCACGGTCCGGGCGAGCGAATCGGTGAGGCGGCCGTCCTCCAGAATCTGCAGGAGCAGCTGGAGCGCGTCGGGGTGCGCCTTTTCGATCTCGTCGAAGAGGATCACGGAATACGGCCGGCGGCGGACGGCCTCGGTGAGCTGACCGCCCTCCTCGTAGCCGACGTAGCCCGGAGGCGAGCCGATGAGGCGCGAGACGGCGAACTTCTCCATGTATTCCGACATGTCGATCTGGAGGAGGGCGTCCTGGTTGCCGAAGATCTGCGCGGCGAGCTGCTTCGCGAGCTCGGTCTTGCCGACGCCGGTCGGGCCCATGAACATGAACGAGCCGATCGGGCGGCGCGGGTCCTTGAGGTCGGCGCGGGAGCGCCGGAGGGCGCGGGCGATGGCGACGGTGGCGGGATCCTGGCCGACGATGGCCTTTTGCAACTCGCCTTCAAGGGCGAGCAGGCGCTCGCTCTCCTTCTTCTCCAGGCGGTTGAGCGGGATGCCGGTCCACTCGGCGACGACGCGGACCATCTGCTCCTCGTCCACGGTGATGCGGTTCTCGTCGCGGGTCTTCTTCCACGACTCGATCTGCTCGTCCTGCTTGGCGCGAAGCTGCTTTTCCTGATCACGGAACTTGGCGGCCTCCTCGAAGTGCTGGGCGGCGATGGCCTGCTCCTTCTTGGTGCAGACCTCCTCGATCTCCTTGCCCAGGGCCTCGATCTCGGGCGGACGGTTGAGGGTGGTGATGCGGGCGCGCGAACCGGCCTCGTCCATCACGTCGATGGCCTTGTCAGGCAGGAAGCGGCCGGTGATGTAGCGGTCGGAGAGCTTGGCGGCGGCCTCGATGGCCTTGTCGGTGAAGACGGCCTTGTGGTGCTCCTCGTACTTGCCGCGGATGCCCTTGAGGATGATCACGGTGTCGTCCACGGAGGGCGGCTCGACCTTGACCATCTGGAAGCGGCGGTCGAGGGCGCTGTCCTTCTCGATATACTTCCGGTATTCGTTGAGGGTGGTCGCACCGATGCACTGCAGCTCGCCGCGGCTGAGGGCGGGCTTGAAGATGTTGGAGGCGTCCATCGCGCCCTCGGCGGCGCCGGCGCCGACGATGGTGTGCATCTCGTCGATGAAGATGATGACGTTCTTGGAACGCTTGATCTCGTCCATCACGGCCTTGATGCGTTCCTCGAACTGGCCGCGGTATTTCGTGCCGGCGACCATGAGCGCGAGGTCGAGGGTGATAACCTTCTTGTCGGCGAGGATCTCAGGCACGTTGCCCTTGGCGATCTCCTGCGCGAGGCCCTCGACGATGGCGGTTTTGCCCACGCCGGCCTCGCCCACGAGCACCGGGTTGTTCTTGGTGCGGCGGCAGAGAATCTGGATGACGCGGCTGATCTCGTTCTTGCGGCCCACGACGGGATCCATCTCGCCCTTGCGGGCCAGCTCGGTGAGGTCGCGGCCGAAGGCCTTGAGCGCGGGCGTCTTGACCTCTTTCTTGCCCTCCTCGGAGCTGCCACGCGGGGCGACTTCCTCGCCGCCACCGCCACCACCGGCGGAGCCCTGACCGCCGTCGCCCTGACCGGAAGAGAACTGCGGGTCGAGTTCACGGAGAATCTCATTGCGGGTGCGCTCGATATCCACCTCGAGGGTCTTGAGCACGCGGGCGGCGACGCCCTCACCCTCGCGGAGCAGACCGAGGAGGATGTGCTCGGTGCCGACGTAGGAGTGATTGAGCGCCTTGGCCTCCTTGCCGGCGAGCGCGAGGACCTTTTTCACGCGGGGCGTGTAGGGAATGCTGCCGACGGGCGTCTTGGACTCCTGGCCGATGCCGACCTGTTTCTCGACCTCGGCGCGGACGGTCTCAAGGTCGAGACCCATCTTCTGGAGAACACTCACGGCGACGCCCTGCCCCAGCTTGATCAACCCGAGCAGCAGGTGCTCGGTGCCGACGTAGTTGTGGTGGAAGCGGTCGGCTTCCTTGCGGGCCAAGGCCAGCACTTGCTGGGCGCGCGGCGTAAAGTTGTTCATCGGTTCCATGGGTGCCTTGGTTATATCGGTTACTTGGCGGCGGAAGTGAAGTCCGGCGGGGGCAATTTGGCAAATTCAGACCGCAAGCGGCTGGCCCGCAGCACGTCGCGCTGATTGGGATCGAAGGAGCCCTTGGCCGCGTGCTGGACGTGGCCGGGCTGGCACTCGATGAACAGCCGGTCCACGACGGCCCGCTGGGTGTCGGCAAAGACGCCGAAGTCGATGCCGAGCCGGATGAGCGACAGCAGGTTCATGGCCTCGCCCGAGTTGAGCAGGTGGCCGTTCTGGAGGATGCCGAACGCGCGGCCGATCTTGTCGAAGAGCTTGTTCGGGTCGGTCTCGATCAGCTTCTCGCGGGCATTCAGTTCCTGCTCGATGATGGTGTTCAGCACGCCGTGCAGGTGCTTGATGATCTCCTCCTCGCTTTCGCCGAGCGTCGTCTGGTTGGAAATCTGGAAGATGCTACCGCTCGCGTCGGAGCCCTCGCCGAACAGGCCGCGCACGGCCATGCCGAGCTGGTTCACGGCTCGCACGACCTTCTCCATCTGGCTGGAGATGACCAGCGCCGGCAGGTGCATCATCGCCGAGGCGCGGATGCCGGTGCCGAGGTTGGTGGGGCAGGCGGAGAGGTAGCCAAGGTTGGGCGAGAAAGCGAAGTCGAGGTGCTCCTCCAGGTCGGAGTCGAGTGCGTTGATCGTGTTCCAGACCTTTTTGAACTGGAAGCCGGCGCGGAGGACCTGGATGCGCAGGTGGTCCTCCTCATTGACCATGACGACACAGGACTGGTCCTTGCTGATGACGATGCCCGAGCCGGATTTGGCGTGGCAAAGCTCGCGACTGATCAGATGGCGCTCCACCAAGATCTGCTTTTGCAGCTCGTCGAGACTCTCCACGGGAATCGCGAGGCCACGCTTCATCTGCGGCAAGGCGGCGACGGCCTGCATGCATTGGTCGCGAATCTCCTTCTTCTGCGCCTCACGGGCCCAGCCGGGGAACGGCTGGGCGGCGAGATTGCGCGCGAGGCGGATCCGCGTCATCAACACGACGGCGCTCTTGCTGGCGGCGGTGTCGGTCAGCTCGGAGGGAGAGTCGATGAGTTCGTTGATCTTCATTTGCCCGCCTCCTCCTTGCGTCCGGCGGCCTGGCGGACCTGCGTGATCTCGTCGCGGTAACGCGCGGCATCCTCGTAACGCTCGGCCTTGATGGCCTGGTCGAGCTCCGTCTCCAGCTGGGTGAGTCGCTCGTAGAGCGAGCGGCGCGTGACGGCCTTCTGCGGAATCTTGCCGGTATGGGCGCTGCCCTTGTGCATCGAGTCGAGCATCGGATCGAGCAGGCGGCTGAAGTGCGAGTAGCACTCCGGACAGCCAAAGCGGCCGGTCTTCTTGAAGTCCTGCTGC
This DNA window, taken from Oleiharenicola lentus, encodes the following:
- a CDS encoding UvrB/UvrC motif-containing protein, which gives rise to MANSLKCDLCSKPATVHLTQIVNSKIHKVDLCEACAQAKGVTDPSGFSLADLLLKASLNPEPAGDAKCSACGFTQQDFKKTGRFGCPECYSHFSRLLDPMLDSMHKGSAHTGKIPQKAVTRRSLYERLTQLETELDQAIKAERYEDAARYRDEITQVRQAAGRKEEAGK
- a CDS encoding ATP-dependent Clp protease ATP-binding subunit; the encoded protein is MEPMNNFTPRAQQVLALARKEADRFHHNYVGTEHLLLGLIKLGQGVAVSVLQKMGLDLETVRAEVEKQVGIGQESKTPVGSIPYTPRVKKVLALAGKEAKALNHSYVGTEHILLGLLREGEGVAARVLKTLEVDIERTRNEILRELDPQFSSGQGDGGQGSAGGGGGGEEVAPRGSSEEGKKEVKTPALKAFGRDLTELARKGEMDPVVGRKNEISRVIQILCRRTKNNPVLVGEAGVGKTAIVEGLAQEIAKGNVPEILADKKVITLDLALMVAGTKYRGQFEERIKAVMDEIKRSKNVIIFIDEMHTIVGAGAAEGAMDASNIFKPALSRGELQCIGATTLNEYRKYIEKDSALDRRFQMVKVEPPSVDDTVIILKGIRGKYEEHHKAVFTDKAIEAAAKLSDRYITGRFLPDKAIDVMDEAGSRARITTLNRPPEIEALGKEIEEVCTKKEQAIAAQHFEEAAKFRDQEKQLRAKQDEQIESWKKTRDENRITVDEEQMVRVVAEWTGIPLNRLEKKESERLLALEGELQKAIVGQDPATVAIARALRRSRADLKDPRRPIGSFMFMGPTGVGKTELAKQLAAQIFGNQDALLQIDMSEYMEKFAVSRLIGSPPGYVGYEEGGQLTEAVRRRPYSVILFDEIEKAHPDALQLLLQILEDGRLTDSLARTVDFRNTIIIMTTNVGAALIQRQTTMGFAAAKASDFHDMDKLKEKVLEEAKRVFKPEFLNRINDLVVFKPLDKNDLLKIVEIETAKVVKRLAARNIHLEFSPESKALLVEKGYDEKYGARPLRRAVEHLLEDPLAEALLRGDVKEGEPITVVRNGDKLEFKTQSPAAGSGVTS
- a CDS encoding protein arginine kinase, giving the protein MKINELIDSPSELTDTAASKSAVVLMTRIRLARNLAAQPFPGWAREAQKKEIRDQCMQAVAALPQMKRGLAIPVESLDELQKQILVERHLISRELCHAKSGSGIVISKDQSCVVMVNEEDHLRIQVLRAGFQFKKVWNTINALDSDLEEHLDFAFSPNLGYLSACPTNLGTGIRASAMMHLPALVISSQMEKVVRAVNQLGMAVRGLFGEGSDASGSIFQISNQTTLGESEEEIIKHLHGVLNTIIEQELNAREKLIETDPNKLFDKIGRAFGILQNGHLLNSGEAMNLLSLIRLGIDFGVFADTQRAVVDRLFIECQPGHVQHAAKGSFDPNQRDVLRASRLRSEFAKLPPPDFTSAAK